The following are from one region of the Tenacibaculum dicentrarchi genome:
- a CDS encoding MFS transporter, producing the protein MYKRGDKKLINAWAFYDWANSVYSLVISTAVFPLYYSAVTKGKTVCFLGMDWEHPDSLYSYALSFSFLVVAFISPILSGIADYTGSKKKFMKFFCWMGGLSVIALYFFKGVSTVWIGILFTILASIGFWASWVFYNAYLPEVALPEQQDKASAKGFMYGYVGSVILLIINLIMIQNPDLFGITTGMASRISFVMVGLWWIGFAQITFKKLPDDIYNKQPDNDYIWKGYRELKIVYKELLNYPTLKRFLISFFFLSIGVQTIILMAAIFGSSELNLPTFNMILTILLVQIIAIFGAYIFSRVSGKFGNITALKITIIIWMLVCLFAFSLDKTQENVGIYFYGLGGLLGLVQGAIQTLTRSTYSKLLPDTQDHATYFSFYDVTEKIAIVLGTSVYGTLYAITDSMQWSVLCLAVFFLASLLVLNTMKKTKYVA; encoded by the coding sequence ATGTATAAAAGAGGAGATAAGAAGTTAATTAACGCCTGGGCGTTTTACGATTGGGCAAACTCGGTATATTCATTAGTAATAAGCACGGCAGTTTTTCCGTTATATTACAGTGCGGTAACCAAAGGAAAAACCGTTTGTTTTTTAGGAATGGATTGGGAACATCCCGATAGTTTATATAGCTATGCCTTGTCGTTTTCTTTTTTAGTGGTGGCATTTATTTCACCTATTTTATCAGGAATTGCCGATTATACCGGAAGTAAGAAAAAATTCATGAAGTTTTTCTGTTGGATGGGTGGTTTATCAGTAATTGCCTTGTATTTTTTTAAAGGTGTTTCTACTGTTTGGATTGGTATTTTATTCACCATTTTAGCAAGTATTGGTTTTTGGGCTAGTTGGGTATTTTATAATGCCTATTTACCTGAAGTAGCTTTGCCTGAACAACAAGATAAAGCGAGTGCAAAAGGTTTTATGTACGGATATGTAGGTTCGGTAATATTATTGATTATCAATTTAATAATGATTCAAAATCCTGATTTATTTGGCATTACAACAGGTATGGCTTCTCGGATTTCTTTTGTAATGGTGGGGCTTTGGTGGATTGGTTTTGCACAAATTACCTTTAAAAAACTACCAGACGATATTTACAATAAACAACCCGATAACGATTACATCTGGAAAGGCTACAGAGAATTAAAAATTGTATATAAAGAACTGTTAAACTACCCGACATTAAAGCGTTTTTTAATCTCTTTTTTCTTTTTAAGCATTGGGGTGCAAACCATTATTTTAATGGCGGCTATTTTTGGTTCATCAGAATTAAACTTACCCACTTTTAATATGATTTTAACGATATTATTAGTGCAAATAATTGCTATTTTTGGTGCTTATATTTTTTCAAGGGTATCAGGCAAATTTGGTAATATCACCGCTTTAAAAATAACTATCATTATTTGGATGCTTGTCTGTTTATTTGCCTTTTCATTAGATAAAACACAAGAAAACGTTGGTATATATTTTTATGGACTAGGAGGCTTATTAGGTTTGGTTCAAGGTGCAATACAAACATTAACACGATCTACATACTCAAAGTTATTACCAGATACACAAGATCACGCTACTTATTTTAGTTTTTATGACGTTACCGAAAAAATAGCTATTGTTTTAGGAACATCAGTTTACGGAACATTATATGCTATTACAGATTCTATGCAATGGTCTGTCTTGTGTTTAGCTGTTTTCTTTTTAGCCTCATTATTGGTGTTAAACACCATGAAAAAAACAAAATATGTCGCTTAA
- a CDS encoding homoserine kinase, translating to MNYIKIFAPATVANVSCGFDSMGLAVDTMGDEMTFTKTTEKGVKITEITGADGLSFDATKNAAGVVTLAMLEKHPVDFGIEITMHKGFSPGSGLGSSAASSAGAAFGVNELLNKPFSTLELTKFSMIGEETACGTPIADNVSAAVYGGFVLIRSYEPLDIIKLPVPSELQLVAIHPQIEVKTKDAREVLPDNVSLKNAITQWANVGGLVSGLYSNDYQLISNSLTDVIVEPARKHLIPHFDLVKNEAIKAGALGAGISGSGPTIFALCKGKKTAKKVKEAIQNAYADKNIDFTLFSSKINTEGIKILETK from the coding sequence ATGAATTATATAAAAATATTTGCTCCTGCAACAGTTGCTAATGTTTCTTGCGGATTTGACTCTATGGGATTAGCCGTAGATACAATGGGTGATGAAATGACGTTTACAAAAACAACAGAAAAAGGAGTTAAAATTACAGAAATTACAGGTGCTGATGGTTTAAGTTTTGATGCTACTAAAAATGCTGCTGGAGTTGTTACTTTGGCAATGCTAGAAAAACATCCTGTTGATTTTGGTATTGAAATAACAATGCACAAAGGTTTTTCTCCAGGAAGTGGATTAGGTAGTAGTGCAGCAAGTTCAGCAGGTGCAGCTTTTGGAGTGAATGAACTACTTAACAAACCTTTTTCTACATTAGAATTAACAAAATTTTCAATGATAGGTGAAGAAACTGCTTGCGGTACTCCAATTGCTGATAATGTTTCGGCAGCAGTTTATGGTGGTTTTGTACTTATCCGAAGTTATGAACCTTTAGATATAATTAAATTACCTGTACCAAGCGAATTACAATTAGTTGCCATACATCCACAAATTGAAGTAAAAACTAAAGACGCTCGTGAAGTTTTACCTGATAACGTATCGTTAAAAAATGCCATTACTCAATGGGCTAATGTTGGTGGATTAGTAAGTGGTTTATACTCTAATGATTATCAATTAATCAGCAACTCATTAACTGATGTAATTGTTGAACCTGCTAGAAAACACTTAATTCCTCATTTCGATTTAGTTAAAAATGAAGCCATAAAAGCGGGTGCTTTAGGTGCAGGAATTTCAGGTTCAGGCCCTACTATTTTTGCCTTATGCAAAGGTAAAAAAACAGCTAAAAAAGTTAAAGAAGCAATACAAAATGCCTACGCCGATAAAAATATTGATTTCACCTTATTTTCATCAAAAATAAATACCGAAGGAATAAAAATTTTAGAAACTAAATAA
- the thrC gene encoding threonine synthase, translated as MNYYSLNKKSPNVSFQEAVVNGLAPDRGLYFPENITPLSKDFIENIENYSNHEIAFEVIKQFVGDEIPSDVLQQIIKETLCFDFPVVSVDENVATLELFHGPTMAFKDVGARFMARCLGYFNRNNNEELTVLVATSGDTGGAVADGFLGVKGVDVVILYPSGKVSDVQEKQLTTLGKNITALEVNGVFDDCQEMVKTAFLDTEISRTLTSANSINVARWLPQMFYFFLAYKQVKKTQKDTLENLVFSVPSGNFGNICAGMMAQKLGLPIKHFVASTNINDTVPNYLKDGIYTPKPSKTTISNAMDVGNPSNFIRIQEIFQNDIEALKNTFSSYSFSDEQTREAMKLIHKNSGYIADPHGAVGYLGAKEYQKNNSEAFCVFLETAHPVKFLDVVENTLSVKIAIPEQIKSVMNKEKKAIKTTNYNDLKNFLNS; from the coding sequence ATGAACTATTATAGTCTTAATAAAAAATCGCCTAATGTTAGTTTTCAAGAAGCCGTTGTTAATGGACTAGCTCCTGACAGAGGTTTATATTTTCCTGAAAATATTACGCCACTTTCAAAAGATTTTATTGAAAATATCGAAAATTATTCAAATCATGAAATTGCTTTTGAAGTGATTAAACAATTTGTTGGCGATGAAATTCCTTCGGATGTTTTACAGCAAATTATCAAAGAAACACTTTGCTTTGATTTCCCTGTTGTTTCTGTGGATGAAAATGTAGCAACTTTAGAACTTTTTCATGGTCCTACCATGGCTTTTAAAGATGTTGGTGCTCGTTTTATGGCACGTTGTTTAGGTTATTTCAATAGAAATAACAATGAGGAATTAACCGTTTTAGTTGCCACTTCTGGAGATACTGGCGGTGCGGTTGCCGATGGATTTTTAGGGGTAAAAGGCGTGGATGTTGTTATTTTATATCCTAGCGGAAAAGTGAGCGATGTACAAGAAAAACAATTGACCACTTTAGGGAAAAACATCACTGCTTTAGAGGTTAATGGCGTTTTTGATGATTGTCAAGAAATGGTAAAAACGGCTTTTTTAGATACTGAAATTAGCCGAACTTTAACTTCTGCAAATTCGATAAATGTAGCACGTTGGTTACCACAAATGTTTTACTTTTTCTTAGCTTATAAACAAGTTAAAAAAACTCAAAAAGATACTTTAGAAAACCTTGTTTTTTCTGTTCCTAGCGGTAATTTTGGAAATATCTGTGCAGGAATGATGGCACAAAAATTAGGCTTACCAATTAAACATTTTGTTGCTTCAACCAATATAAATGATACCGTTCCTAATTATTTAAAAGATGGAATTTACACACCAAAGCCATCAAAAACCACGATTTCAAATGCCATGGATGTTGGAAATCCTAGTAATTTTATCCGTATTCAAGAAATTTTTCAAAATGATATAGAAGCTTTAAAAAACACTTTTTCTTCGTATTCTTTTTCTGATGAACAAACTCGTGAGGCAATGAAATTAATCCATAAAAATAGCGGTTATATTGCCGACCCACACGGAGCTGTTGGATATTTAGGAGCAAAAGAATATCAAAAAAATAATTCAGAAGCATTTTGTGTATTTTTAGAAACGGCACATCCTGTTAAATTTTTAGATGTTGTTGAAAATACTTTAAGTGTAAAAATCGCGATTCCTGAACAAATTAAATCGGTTATGAATAAAGAGAAAAAAGCGATTAAAACAACTAATTATAACGATTTGAAAAACTTTTTAAATTCCTAA
- a CDS encoding YchJ family protein — MKCPCNPTKNYADCCEIAHKNIQNVITAEQLMRSRYSAFVLANIDYLHKSHHSSTRPSKEENKEILLWTKSVEWIKLEIINTNKGTASEITGNVMFEAFFKENDKINSIKENSSFCKEDNNWVYLK; from the coding sequence ATGAAATGCCCTTGTAATCCTACTAAAAACTATGCTGATTGTTGTGAAATAGCACATAAAAACATTCAAAATGTTATAACAGCCGAACAATTAATGCGCTCTCGTTACAGTGCCTTTGTGTTAGCTAATATTGATTATTTACATAAAAGCCATCATTCAAGCACTCGTCCTTCGAAAGAAGAAAATAAAGAAATTTTACTTTGGACAAAATCTGTTGAATGGATAAAGTTAGAAATTATCAATACAAATAAAGGTACAGCTTCTGAAATTACAGGAAATGTAATGTTTGAAGCATTTTTCAAAGAAAATGATAAAATAAATAGCATAAAAGAGAATTCTTCTTTCTGTAAAGAAGATAATAATTGGGTATATTTAAAATGA
- the thrA gene encoding bifunctional aspartate kinase/homoserine dehydrogenase I: protein MKVLKFGGSSVANSETISKVVKIVANASAKEKIAVVVSAFGKTTNKLIASANKAANNDVNYTILFKEVAQHHAEVISDLVKKDAQSEVQEHVNTLFNQLQTLLEGCFLLSEVTPKTMATISGFGERLSSYIISEVTKNTLNANYKDSRELIITSNVFDKAQVNFAVTNKNCQDYFNQNKYQVTVLPGFIAKTENGLPTTLGRGGSDYTAAIYAAALQANELQIWTDVSGMFTANPSVVKQAFPIPEISYQEAMELSHFGAKVIYPPTIQPVLEKEIPIVIKNTFEPSNVGTLIAKNVKSTNLVKGITHIEDITLLTLEGTGMVGVSGISKRLFETLSNKDVSVVLITQASSEHSICVGIYDEDAKKAEKAINDAFETEIERQKIKPVIVEQGLAILALVGDNMKNHQGLSGQMFSALGKNNVNIRAIAQGASQKNISAVIDSKDAKKGLNTLHEQFFEEKVKQLNLFVTGVGNVGERFLAQINQQKDYLKEHLKMSIRVVGLANSKKMTFDTNGIDLNNWKDALSNGEPATLDDFFNKTKNYNLRNAVFVDNTANQKVSETYEQYLRNSIAVVTCNKIACASSLENYKTLKAVSRKYNAPFLFETNVGAGLPVIDTLKNLIASGDRVQKIQAVLSGSLNFVFNNFNENTTFHDVVAQAQKEGYTEPDPKIDLSGVDVARKILILARESGYELELSDIDNNAFLPEKSLNTTNNDDFYASLTEFEAHFQNIFKEANDKNCRLKYVAEFANGKAKVGLQHIPADHPFYNLEGSDNIVLFFTDRYPVNPLLIKGAGAGADVTASGIFADVIRIGNS, encoded by the coding sequence ATGAAAGTTTTAAAATTCGGAGGTTCATCCGTAGCTAATAGTGAAACAATAAGTAAAGTAGTTAAAATAGTAGCAAATGCTTCAGCTAAAGAAAAAATAGCTGTTGTTGTTTCTGCTTTTGGCAAAACAACTAATAAATTAATAGCATCTGCAAATAAAGCAGCTAATAATGATGTAAATTATACCATTCTTTTTAAAGAAGTAGCACAACATCATGCAGAAGTAATTTCAGATTTAGTTAAAAAAGATGCACAATCTGAAGTTCAGGAGCATGTAAATACCTTATTTAATCAATTACAAACTTTATTAGAAGGTTGTTTTTTACTAAGTGAAGTTACACCAAAAACAATGGCTACAATTAGTGGTTTTGGTGAACGTTTATCATCTTATATAATTTCTGAAGTTACTAAAAACACTTTAAATGCTAATTATAAAGATAGTAGAGAACTTATTATTACTTCTAATGTTTTTGATAAAGCACAAGTAAATTTTGCTGTTACCAATAAAAACTGTCAAGATTATTTTAATCAAAATAAATATCAAGTAACAGTTTTACCAGGTTTTATAGCCAAAACAGAAAACGGACTACCAACAACATTAGGTAGAGGAGGTTCTGATTATACTGCCGCTATTTATGCAGCTGCTTTACAAGCAAACGAATTACAAATCTGGACAGATGTTAGTGGAATGTTTACTGCAAATCCGAGTGTTGTAAAACAAGCTTTTCCTATTCCTGAAATTTCATATCAAGAAGCAATGGAACTTTCACATTTTGGAGCAAAAGTTATTTATCCTCCTACTATTCAACCAGTATTAGAAAAAGAAATTCCTATTGTAATAAAGAACACTTTTGAACCATCAAATGTGGGTACTTTAATTGCTAAAAATGTAAAAAGCACTAATTTAGTAAAAGGAATAACACATATAGAAGATATTACTTTATTAACTTTAGAAGGTACTGGAATGGTTGGTGTATCTGGTATTTCTAAACGTTTATTTGAAACACTTTCTAATAAAGATGTTAGTGTAGTATTAATTACACAAGCTTCTTCAGAGCACTCTATTTGTGTTGGAATTTATGATGAAGATGCTAAAAAAGCCGAAAAAGCTATTAATGATGCTTTTGAAACTGAAATAGAGCGTCAAAAAATAAAACCTGTAATTGTAGAACAAGGTTTAGCTATTTTAGCTTTAGTTGGTGATAACATGAAAAATCATCAAGGTTTAAGTGGGCAAATGTTTAGCGCCTTAGGAAAAAACAATGTAAATATTAGAGCTATTGCACAAGGTGCTTCTCAAAAAAATATATCAGCAGTGATAGATAGTAAAGATGCTAAAAAAGGATTAAACACCTTGCACGAACAATTTTTTGAAGAAAAAGTAAAACAACTTAATTTATTTGTTACAGGTGTTGGTAATGTTGGTGAGCGATTTTTAGCGCAAATAAATCAACAAAAAGACTACTTAAAAGAACATTTAAAAATGAGTATTCGTGTTGTTGGACTTGCAAATTCTAAAAAAATGACTTTTGATACCAATGGTATCGATTTAAATAATTGGAAAGATGCATTAAGTAACGGAGAACCTGCTACTTTAGATGATTTTTTCAATAAAACAAAAAATTACAATCTACGTAACGCTGTTTTTGTAGATAATACGGCTAATCAGAAAGTATCTGAAACATACGAACAATACTTACGCAATAGTATTGCTGTAGTTACTTGTAATAAAATAGCCTGTGCATCTAGCTTAGAAAACTATAAAACATTAAAAGCTGTATCAAGAAAATACAACGCTCCTTTCTTATTTGAAACAAACGTAGGTGCTGGTTTACCAGTTATTGATACACTTAAAAACTTAATTGCTTCTGGTGATAGAGTTCAAAAAATACAAGCAGTTTTATCGGGGAGTTTAAATTTTGTTTTTAATAACTTTAATGAAAATACTACTTTTCATGATGTTGTTGCTCAAGCTCAAAAAGAAGGATATACAGAACCAGACCCTAAAATTGATTTAAGCGGTGTTGATGTTGCCAGAAAAATATTAATATTAGCTCGTGAAAGTGGTTATGAATTAGAATTATCTGATATTGATAATAATGCTTTCTTACCTGAAAAAAGCTTAAACACAACCAATAATGATGATTTTTACGCTAGTTTAACAGAATTTGAGGCTCATTTTCAAAATATATTTAAAGAAGCTAACGATAAAAACTGTCGTTTAAAATATGTTGCCGAATTTGCTAATGGTAAAGCTAAAGTAGGTTTACAACACATTCCTGCTGACCATCCTTTTTACAATTTAGAAGGAAGTGATAATATTGTGTTATTTTTTACAGACAGATATCCTGTAAATCCTTTATTAATAAAAGGTGCTGGAGCTGGTGCAGATGTTACTGCTTCAGGAATTTTTGCGGATGTAATTCGCATCGGAAATAGTTAA
- a CDS encoding RluA family pseudouridine synthase: MPKLIAFTSDISQITVPEKFDYPHNYTPHPLAKIASEELQEYLKTQTDFTHNFGLKNIALHKNKQNTTALGKMFGVLVVKNKQGKLGYLTAFSGKIAQSTQHKHFVPPVYDVLKEDGVFLKTEKINNQINQKIINLENSSAYLKTKKDYFILLKSTEKLLQEEQKILKQRRLLRKIEGKQNNQLNINEEFYLREYDVYLQDKIRPFKKKYSNFQEQIEQLKQQRKELSSSGQQEIFKQYQFLNANNKTQNLITIFENSPQNIPAGAGDCCAPKLLQYAFLNHFTPICMAEFWWGNPLATSVRKHKNYYTACTGKCKPILKHMLQGISVYNNPLEEKISEEKELEIIFEDAYLLVVNKPSGLLSVPGKKNQDSVAHRIEKKHLNALVVHRLDMATSGILLIAKNLEIYKNLQDQFINKTIKKRYVAVLDGILKAVSSKKNQKINNEITLPLRVNLEDRPKQLVCHVHGKNTLTKWEIIEIKNNKTRVYFYPITGRTHQLRVHAAHHLGLNSPIIGDVLYGVTANRLHLHAEKISFKHPITKQELYFSSAVPF; this comes from the coding sequence ATGCCTAAACTTATTGCTTTCACTTCGGATATTAGTCAAATTACAGTTCCTGAAAAATTTGATTATCCGCATAATTACACGCCACATCCTTTGGCTAAAATTGCTTCGGAAGAATTACAAGAATATTTAAAAACTCAAACAGATTTTACGCATAACTTCGGATTGAAAAACATAGCCCTCCACAAAAACAAGCAAAATACTACTGCTTTAGGAAAAATGTTTGGGGTTTTAGTGGTTAAAAATAAGCAAGGTAAACTCGGGTATTTAACGGCTTTTTCAGGAAAAATAGCACAAAGTACACAGCACAAGCATTTTGTTCCGCCTGTTTATGATGTTTTAAAAGAAGATGGTGTTTTCTTGAAAACTGAAAAAATAAACAATCAGATTAATCAGAAAATTATCAATTTAGAAAATAGTAGCGCCTATTTAAAAACAAAAAAAGACTATTTTATTTTACTAAAATCAACTGAAAAATTACTTCAAGAAGAGCAAAAAATACTTAAACAAAGAAGACTTTTAAGAAAGATAGAAGGAAAACAAAACAATCAACTCAATATTAATGAAGAATTTTATCTTCGAGAATATGATGTTTATTTACAGGATAAAATTCGTCCTTTTAAAAAAAAATACAGCAATTTTCAAGAACAGATTGAACAATTAAAACAACAACGAAAAGAACTTTCATCATCAGGACAGCAAGAAATATTTAAGCAATATCAGTTTTTAAATGCGAATAATAAAACACAAAATTTAATTACTATTTTTGAAAACTCACCACAAAATATTCCCGCAGGAGCAGGCGATTGTTGCGCACCAAAATTATTACAATATGCATTTTTAAACCACTTTACGCCTATTTGTATGGCGGAGTTTTGGTGGGGAAATCCGTTAGCGACATCCGTTCGAAAACATAAAAATTATTATACGGCATGTACCGGAAAGTGCAAACCGATTTTAAAACATATGTTACAAGGTATATCGGTTTATAATAATCCTTTGGAAGAAAAAATTTCAGAAGAAAAAGAATTAGAAATTATTTTTGAAGATGCCTATTTATTAGTTGTTAATAAGCCTTCAGGATTGTTATCTGTTCCAGGGAAAAAAAATCAAGATTCGGTAGCACATCGCATTGAAAAAAAACACCTAAATGCGCTAGTCGTACATCGGTTAGACATGGCAACTTCTGGAATTTTATTAATTGCAAAGAACCTTGAAATTTACAAAAACTTACAAGATCAGTTTATCAACAAAACAATTAAAAAGCGTTACGTAGCGGTTTTAGATGGTATTTTAAAAGCTGTTTCTTCTAAAAAAAACCAGAAAATAAACAATGAGATAACCCTGCCTTTAAGAGTTAATTTAGAGGACAGACCTAAACAATTAGTTTGCCATGTACACGGCAAAAATACGCTTACAAAATGGGAAATCATCGAAATTAAAAATAACAAAACAAGGGTTTATTTTTATCCAATTACTGGGCGAACGCATCAATTACGTGTTCATGCAGCGCATCATTTAGGCTTAAATTCACCAATTATTGGCGATGTTTTATATGGTGTTACCGCTAATAGATTACATTTACATGCTGAAAAAATTAGTTTTAAGCATCCTATTACAAAACAAGAACTATATTTTTCATCTGCTGTTCCATTTTAA
- a CDS encoding AMP-dependent synthetase/ligase gives MSIEITRLFDFPYHLQETYNLEKAFTTKYNGKWESISTQEYIDKANTISRGLLRLGIQPNDKIAVISTTNRTEWNICDIGILQTGAQNVPIYPTISKEDYEYVLNHSEAIYCIVSDQSILDKLNQIKGNTKLKGVFTFDDITNEKNWKDILKLGEDKSNQSEVEARKSAVKSDDLATLIYTSGTTGRPKGVMLSHGNIVSDVLASEKRVPLLYGEERGLSFLPVCHVFERMILYLYQYCGVSIYFAESIDKLSDNAKEIKPHVMTAVPRLYEKIYDKIYAKGADLTGIKKRLFFWAIELGLQYEPYGANGWWYEKKLSIARKLIFSKWQEALGGELKLMVSGSAALQSRLTRVFTAAGMPVMEGYGLTETSPVLSVNDVRNGGFKVGTVGKMLDGIELKFASTGEILVKGPNVMLGYYKDPEKTAEVIKDGYFYTGDKGELDADGFLKITGRTKEMFKTSGGKYIVPPLLEGELKQSRFIEQVMVIGEGEKMAAAFIQPNFDFVKEWASRHGIKLETNQELVKNQKVIDRIEEEVIICNANFGKWETIKKFELTPEEWSIEGGHLTPTMKMKRKIIKEMYKDLYDKIYRS, from the coding sequence ATGTCGATTGAAATAACCCGTCTTTTTGACTTTCCATATCACCTGCAAGAAACGTATAATCTAGAAAAAGCTTTTACCACTAAATATAATGGTAAATGGGAATCTATATCTACTCAAGAATATATTGATAAAGCCAACACTATTAGTAGAGGTTTACTCCGTTTAGGCATACAGCCTAATGATAAAATTGCCGTAATTTCAACCACTAATCGTACGGAATGGAACATTTGTGATATCGGTATTTTACAAACTGGTGCGCAAAACGTACCTATTTATCCGACTATTTCAAAAGAAGATTATGAGTATGTTTTAAATCATTCTGAAGCTATTTATTGTATTGTTTCTGATCAATCTATTTTAGATAAACTAAATCAAATTAAAGGAAATACAAAGCTGAAAGGTGTTTTTACTTTTGATGATATTACCAATGAAAAAAATTGGAAAGATATTTTAAAACTCGGGGAAGACAAAAGTAATCAATCGGAAGTTGAAGCTAGAAAAAGTGCCGTTAAATCAGACGATTTAGCAACCTTAATTTACACATCAGGAACTACTGGAAGACCTAAAGGCGTTATGCTTTCACACGGAAATATTGTTTCTGATGTATTAGCTAGTGAAAAAAGAGTGCCATTATTATATGGTGAAGAACGTGGGTTGAGTTTTTTACCAGTTTGCCATGTTTTTGAACGCATGATTTTATATTTATATCAATACTGTGGTGTTTCAATCTATTTTGCCGAATCTATTGATAAACTAAGCGATAATGCAAAAGAAATTAAACCGCATGTAATGACAGCTGTTCCTCGTTTGTATGAAAAAATTTACGATAAAATTTATGCCAAAGGAGCAGATTTAACAGGAATAAAAAAACGATTGTTTTTCTGGGCAATTGAATTAGGGCTTCAATATGAGCCGTATGGTGCTAATGGATGGTGGTATGAAAAAAAATTAAGCATTGCTCGTAAATTAATTTTTTCGAAATGGCAAGAAGCTTTAGGGGGTGAACTTAAATTAATGGTTTCTGGCTCAGCTGCTTTACAATCACGATTAACAAGAGTTTTTACTGCCGCAGGAATGCCTGTAATGGAAGGTTATGGACTTACCGAAACCTCACCTGTTCTTAGTGTTAACGATGTTAGAAATGGTGGTTTTAAAGTAGGAACTGTTGGTAAAATGTTAGACGGCATTGAATTAAAATTCGCAAGCACTGGCGAAATTTTAGTAAAAGGTCCTAATGTAATGTTAGGCTACTATAAAGACCCTGAAAAAACAGCGGAAGTTATAAAAGATGGCTATTTTTATACTGGTGATAAAGGGGAGTTGGATGCCGATGGATTTTTGAAAATTACAGGACGTACCAAAGAAATGTTTAAAACTTCTGGTGGTAAATATATTGTGCCGCCATTATTAGAAGGCGAATTAAAACAATCACGTTTTATAGAGCAAGTAATGGTAATTGGCGAGGGAGAAAAAATGGCAGCTGCTTTTATTCAACCTAATTTTGATTTTGTTAAAGAATGGGCTTCAAGACATGGGATTAAATTAGAAACAAATCAAGAATTGGTTAAAAACCAAAAAGTAATTGATCGTATTGAAGAAGAGGTTATTATTTGTAATGCTAATTTCGGGAAATGGGAAACTATTAAAAAGTTTGAACTAACTCCTGAAGAATGGTCGATTGAAGGTGGGCACCTTACTCCTACCATGAAAATGAAACGTAAAATTATTAAAGAAATGTATAAAGATTTATACGATAAAATTTATAGAAGTTAA
- a CDS encoding M48 family metallopeptidase, translated as MKKIIALGIVALFLVQCSTVPITGRKRLNFVSDAQVLPASFAQYKGFLQENKLSTNVTKSNQIKRVGKKISAAVDRFMRANGMTSEANSYRWEFNLVEDKTLNAWCMPGGKVVFYTGILPVCANEDGVAAVMGHEVAHAFAKHGQERMSTGKIQQLGGAAVALGTANSKNAQLFNMAYGLGSQTLVMLPFSRGHETEADKLGLVFMLMAGYNGSEAAEVWVRMSQISKGKAPAEFMSTHPSNQTRIRTLRAFLPEAKKLAAKYNVPVRK; from the coding sequence ATGAAAAAAATTATAGCTTTAGGAATTGTTGCCCTATTTTTAGTACAATGTAGTACGGTGCCAATTACAGGAAGAAAACGACTTAATTTCGTAAGTGATGCGCAAGTATTACCTGCAAGTTTTGCACAATATAAAGGTTTTTTACAAGAAAATAAATTATCTACAAATGTTACAAAATCAAACCAAATAAAAAGAGTTGGTAAAAAGATTTCAGCAGCAGTAGATCGTTTTATGAGAGCCAACGGAATGACATCCGAAGCAAATTCATATCGATGGGAGTTTAATTTAGTAGAAGATAAAACATTAAATGCTTGGTGTATGCCAGGAGGTAAAGTAGTTTTTTATACGGGTATTTTACCAGTTTGTGCTAACGAAGATGGTGTTGCTGCTGTTATGGGACATGAGGTAGCCCATGCTTTTGCTAAACATGGGCAAGAGCGTATGTCAACGGGTAAAATACAACAATTAGGTGGTGCAGCAGTAGCTTTAGGAACAGCAAATAGTAAAAATGCACAACTTTTTAATATGGCGTATGGTTTAGGAAGTCAAACTCTTGTAATGTTGCCATTTAGTAGAGGTCATGAAACAGAAGCCGATAAATTAGGATTGGTTTTTATGTTAATGGCAGGCTATAATGGTAGCGAAGCAGCTGAGGTTTGGGTACGAATGAGTCAAATATCAAAAGGAAAAGCACCTGCTGAATTTATGAGTACACACCCTTCAAACCAAACACGTATTCGAACACTTAGAGCTTTTTTACCAGAAGCAAAAAAATTAGCAGCAAAATATAATGTTCCAGTAAGAAAATAG